One stretch of Serinicoccus hydrothermalis DNA includes these proteins:
- the cmtR gene encoding Cd(II)/Pb(II)-sensing metalloregulatory transcriptional regulator CmtR: MLTIASRLDVMNRLGRALADPTRSRLLLVLLERPAYPAELARDLGLTRSNVSNHLTCLRDCGIVVAELEGRRTRYEIADPHLARALTALVEVALAVDENAPCLDPACSIARCCAAEAGA, from the coding sequence GTGCTGACCATTGCTTCTCGTCTGGATGTGATGAACCGGCTGGGCCGGGCGCTGGCGGATCCCACCCGGTCACGGCTTCTCCTGGTGCTGCTTGAGCGGCCTGCCTACCCGGCGGAGTTGGCGCGCGACCTTGGCCTGACGCGCTCGAACGTGTCCAACCATCTGACCTGCCTGCGAGACTGCGGCATCGTGGTCGCCGAGCTCGAAGGCCGCCGCACACGCTATGAGATCGCGGATCCGCACCTGGCGCGGGCGCTGACCGCGCTGGTCGAGGTTGCCCTCGCAGTGGACGAGAACGCCCCGTGTCTCGATCCGGCTTGCTCGATCGCCAGATGTTGCGCCGCC